In one window of Myotis daubentonii chromosome 13, mMyoDau2.1, whole genome shotgun sequence DNA:
- the INPP5F gene encoding phosphatidylinositide phosphatase SAC2 isoform X1, whose product MELFQAKDHYILQQGERALWCSRRDGGLELRPATDLLLAWNPICLGLVEGVIGKIQLHSDFPWWLILIRQKALVGKLPGDHEVCKVTKIAVLSLSEMEPQDLELELCKKHHFGINKPEKIIPSPDDSKFLLKTFTHIKSNVSAPNKKKVKESKEKEKLERRLLEELLKMFMDSESFYYSLTYDLTNSVQRQSAAGRDPRPLWQKVDDRFFWNKYMIQDLTEIGTPDVDFWIIPIIQGFVQIEELVVNYSESSDDEKSSPETPPQESTCVDDIHPRFLVALISRRSRHRAGMRYKRRGVDKNGNVANYVETEQLIHVHNHTLSFIQTRGSVPVFWSQVGYRYNPRPRLDKSEKETVAYFCAHFEEQLKIYKKQVIINLVDQAGREKIIGDAYLKQVLLFNNAHLTYVSFDFHEHCRGMKFENVQTLTDAIYDIILDMKWCWVDQAGVICKQEGIFRVNCMDCLDRTNVVQAAIARVVMEQQLKKLGVMPPEQPLPVKCNRIYQIMWANNGDSISRQYAGTAALKGDFTRTGERKLAGVMKDGVNSANRYYLNRFKDAYRQAVIDLMQGIPVTEDLYSIFNKEKEHEALHKENQRSHQELISQLLQSYMKLLLPDNEKFHGGWALIDCDPSLIDATHRDVDVLLLLSNSAYYVAYYDDEVDKVNQYQRLSLEDLEKIEIGPEPTLFGKPKFSCMRLHYRYKETSGYFHTLRAVMRNPEEDGKDTLQCIAEMLQITKQAMGLDVPIIEKKLERKSSKPHEDIIGIRSQNQGSLAQGKKFLMSKFSSLNQKVKQTKSSVNIGNLRRLGNFAKPEMKVNFLKPNLKVNLWKSDSSLETMENTGVMDNTVQAESDGEMSSDNDSYHSDEFLTNSKSDEDRQLTNSLENVGPIDYVLPSCGIIASAPRLGRSQSISNTDVSIHAPSDITITAHGSEFGKGGESSLKKSPSADTIHTLTGFAKPMDIYCHRFVQDAHNKMAQLSETRCISQQASEEGNQTTNQVSNEETQTESTEHIPSRPSQLDVCFSAAGPQFLSVEPVHSVVSQKTPGSGSSMLDLEAGLHVTPSPSESSSRAVSPFAKIRSSMVQVANITQAGLTQGISFAVAKVQKSPAEPEVVNEVQQNELKNMFTQCQTRIIQI is encoded by the exons ATTTTCCATGGTGGCTTATTTTAATTAGGCAGAAAGCGCTGGTGGGCAAACTTCCAGGAGACCATGAGGTCTGTAAAGTTACCAAAATTGCTGTGCTGTCACTTTCTGAAATGGAACCTCAGGATCTTGAGCTAGAG CTCTGTAAGAAGCATCACTTTGGAATTAACAAACCAGAGAAGATTATACCATCTCCTGATGACTCAAAGTTTTTACTGAAGACCTTTACGCATATTAAGTCCAATGTATCTGCTcctaataaaaagaaa GTCAAGGaaagtaaagaaaaggaaaagttggAGAGAAGATTACTTGAAGAGTTGCTGAAGATGTTCATGGACTCGGAATCCTTTTACTACAGCTTGACCTATGACTTGACCAACTCAGTGCAGAGGCAAAGCGCTGCCGGGAGGGACCCCCGGCCCCTCTGGCAGAAG GTTGATGATCGATTTTTTTGGAATAAATATATGATACAAGATCTTACTGAGATTGGT ACACCAGATGTGGACTTCTGGATTATCCCCATTATCCAAGGTTTTGTGCAGATTGAAGAACTTGTGGTAAATTACAGTGAGTCATCTGATGATGAGAAAAGCAGCCCAGAGACCCCGCCTCAGGAGTCCACCTGTGTAGATGACATTCACCCGCGATTCCTAGTGGCTCTCATTTCACGTCGCAGTCGGCACAGAGCAG gaatGCGCTATAAACGAAGAGGGGTGGATAAAAATGGAAATGTTGCAAATTATGTGGAGACTGAGCAGCTAATTCATGTCCATAATCATACCTTGTCATTTATTCAAACCCGAGGCTCTGTGCCTGTCTTTTGGAGCCAAGTTGGCTATCGATACAATCCAAGACCTCGGCTGGACAAGA GTGAAAAGGAAACTGTTGCCTATTTCTGTGCCCACTTCGAAGAACAACTGAAAATTTACAAAAAACAG GTTATTATTAACTTGGTAGACCaagcaggaagagagaaaattattggGGACGCTTACCTCAAGCAGGTGTTGCTCTTTAACAATGCGCACCTCACTTACGTTTCATTTGACTTCCATGAGCACTG CCGAGGAATGAAGTTTGAGAATGTTCAAACACTAACAGATGCTATTTATGACATTATTCTTGACATGAAGTGGTGTTG GGTTGATCAAGCTGGGGTAATATGTAAACAAGAAGGGATTTTTCGAGTTAATTGCATGGACTGCCTGGACCGCACCAACGTGGTTCAAGCTGCCATCGCACGAGTGGTCATGGAGCAGCAG CTGAAAAAATTAGGTGTGATGCCCCCAGAGCAGCCACTGCCGGTGAAATGCAATCGGATCTATCAGATAATGTGGGCCAACAATGGTGACTCCATCAGCAGGCAGTACGCTGGCACAGCTGCTCTGAAG GGTGACTTTACAAGGACAGGGGAAAGGAAGTTAGCAGGAGTCATGAAAGACGGTGTTAACTCCGCAAATAGGTATTACCTGAATCGATTTAAGGATGCTTATAGGCAAGCTGTCATAG ATTTGATGCAAGGCATTCCAGTGACAGAAGATCTTTATTCCatatttaacaaagagaaagagCATGAAGCTTTGCATAAGGAAAACCAGAGAAGTCACCAGGAACTGATTAGCCAGCTTTTACAAAGTTACATGAAGTTACTGCTGCCTGATAATGAAAAGTTCCACGGGGGCTGGGCCCTCATTGACTGTGATCCCAG CCTCATTGATGCTACTCACAGAGATGTGGATGTGCTGTTACTGCTTTCTAACTCTGCCTACTACGTTGCCTA TTATGATGATGAAGTTGATAAAGTAAACCAGTATCAACGACTAAGTCTAGAAGAcctggaaaaaatagaaatag GTCCTGAACCCACTCTTTTTGGAAAGCCAAAGTTCTCCTGCATGCGGCTGCACTACAGATACAAAGAAACAAGTGGCTATTTCCACACACTGAGAGCTGTAATGCGCAATCCCGAAGAGGATGGGAAAG ATACGCTTCAGTGCATTGCGGAGATGCTGCAGATCACCAAGCAAGCCATGGGGCTGGATGTGCCGATAATCGAGAAAAAACTTGAGAG GAAGAGCAGTAAACCTCATGAAGACATAATTGGCATCAGATCTCAAAACCAAGGGTCTCTGGCCCAGGGAAAAAAGTTTTTAATGAGCAAATTTTCATCTCTAAATCAAAAAGTGAAACAGACCAAATCCAGTGTAAATATTGGCAATTTACGAAGACTGGGAAACTTTGCAAAACCTGAAATGAAAGTTAATTTTCTGAAACCAAACTTAAAAGTAAATCTTTGGAAATCAGATAGTAGTCTTGAAACCATGGAAAACACAGGTGTGATGGATAATACAGTCCAGGCAGAGTCTGATGGGGAAATGTCTTCAGATAATGACTCCTACCACTCTGATGAATTCCTTACAAATTCCAAGTCTGATGAGGACAGGCAGCTAACTAATTCTCTAGAGAACGTGGGGCCAATAGACTATGTTCTTCCTAGTTGTGGCATTATTGCTTCAGCACCTCGATTAGGCAGATCCCAATCTATTAGCAATACTGATGTTAGCATTCATGCTCCTTCAGATATTACTATTACTGCTCATGGAAGTGAGTTTGGAAAAGGCGGtgagtcttctttaaaaaaaagtccttcTGCTGATACTATACACACATTGACTGGCTTTGCCAAGCCTATGGATATTTACTGCCACCGATTTGTACAAGATGCACACAACAAAATGGCCCAACTGTCGGAAACCAGATGTATTTCTCAGCAGGCTAGTGAGGAAGGAAATCAAACAACCAATCAAGTTTCCAATGAAGAAACCCAAACTGAATCAACGGAACACATACCTTCTCGACCATCTCAATTAGACGTGTGTTTTTCTGCAGCAGGCCCACAGTTTTTGTCTGTCGAACCAGTGCATTCAGTTGTGTCTCAAAAGACCCCTGGCTCTGGATCCAGCATGCTTGACCTTGAGGCAGGGCTTCATGTAACTCCTTCTCCTTCGGAGAGCAGCAGCAGAGCCGTCTCTCCCTTTGCAAAGATTCGGAGTTCCATGGTCCAGGTTGCTAATATTACTCAAGCCGGGTTAACCCAGGGGATAAGCTTTGCAGTGGCAAAGGTTCAAAAGAGCCCTGCAGAACCTGAAGTGGTTAATGAGGTCCAgcaaaatgaacttaaaaatatgtttacacaATGCCAGACGCGAATAATTCAGATTTAG
- the INPP5F gene encoding phosphatidylinositide phosphatase SAC2 isoform X5: protein MELFQAKDHYILQQGERALWCSRRDGGLELRPATDLLLAWNPICLGLVEGVIGKIQLHSDFPWWLILIRQKALVGKLPGDHEVCKVTKIAVLSLSEMEPQDLELELCKKHHFGINKPEKIIPSPDDSKFLLKTFTHIKSNVSAPNKKKVKESKEKEKLERRLLEELLKMFMDSESFYYSLTYDLTNSVQRQSAAGRDPRPLWQKVDDRFFWNKYMIQDLTEIGTPDVDFWIIPIIQGFVQIEELVVNYSESSDDEKSSPETPPQESTCVDDIHPRFLVALISRRSRHRAGMRYKRRGVDKNGNVANYVETEQLIHVHNHTLSFIQTRGSVPVFWSQVGYRYNPRPRLDKSEKETVAYFCAHFEEQLKIYKKQVIINLVDQAGREKIIGDAYLKQVLLFNNAHLTYVSFDFHEHCRGMKFENVQTLTDAIYDIILDMKWCWVDQAGVICKQEGIFRVNCMDCLDRTNVVQAAIARVVMEQQLKKLGVMPPEQPLPVKCNRIYQIMWANNGDSISRQYAGTAALKGDFTRTGERKLAGVMKDGVNSANRYYLNRFKDAYRQAVIDLMQGIPVTEDLYSIFNKEKEHEALHKENQRSHQELISQLLQSYMKLLLPDNEKFHGGWALIDCDPSLIDATHRDVDVLLLLSNSAYYVAYYDDEVDKVNQYQRLSLEDLEKIEIGPEPTLFGKPKFSCMRLHYRYKETSGYFHTLRAVMRNPEEDGKDTLQCIAEMLQITKQAMGLDVPIIEKKLERVALGCSWWPA from the exons ATTTTCCATGGTGGCTTATTTTAATTAGGCAGAAAGCGCTGGTGGGCAAACTTCCAGGAGACCATGAGGTCTGTAAAGTTACCAAAATTGCTGTGCTGTCACTTTCTGAAATGGAACCTCAGGATCTTGAGCTAGAG CTCTGTAAGAAGCATCACTTTGGAATTAACAAACCAGAGAAGATTATACCATCTCCTGATGACTCAAAGTTTTTACTGAAGACCTTTACGCATATTAAGTCCAATGTATCTGCTcctaataaaaagaaa GTCAAGGaaagtaaagaaaaggaaaagttggAGAGAAGATTACTTGAAGAGTTGCTGAAGATGTTCATGGACTCGGAATCCTTTTACTACAGCTTGACCTATGACTTGACCAACTCAGTGCAGAGGCAAAGCGCTGCCGGGAGGGACCCCCGGCCCCTCTGGCAGAAG GTTGATGATCGATTTTTTTGGAATAAATATATGATACAAGATCTTACTGAGATTGGT ACACCAGATGTGGACTTCTGGATTATCCCCATTATCCAAGGTTTTGTGCAGATTGAAGAACTTGTGGTAAATTACAGTGAGTCATCTGATGATGAGAAAAGCAGCCCAGAGACCCCGCCTCAGGAGTCCACCTGTGTAGATGACATTCACCCGCGATTCCTAGTGGCTCTCATTTCACGTCGCAGTCGGCACAGAGCAG gaatGCGCTATAAACGAAGAGGGGTGGATAAAAATGGAAATGTTGCAAATTATGTGGAGACTGAGCAGCTAATTCATGTCCATAATCATACCTTGTCATTTATTCAAACCCGAGGCTCTGTGCCTGTCTTTTGGAGCCAAGTTGGCTATCGATACAATCCAAGACCTCGGCTGGACAAGA GTGAAAAGGAAACTGTTGCCTATTTCTGTGCCCACTTCGAAGAACAACTGAAAATTTACAAAAAACAG GTTATTATTAACTTGGTAGACCaagcaggaagagagaaaattattggGGACGCTTACCTCAAGCAGGTGTTGCTCTTTAACAATGCGCACCTCACTTACGTTTCATTTGACTTCCATGAGCACTG CCGAGGAATGAAGTTTGAGAATGTTCAAACACTAACAGATGCTATTTATGACATTATTCTTGACATGAAGTGGTGTTG GGTTGATCAAGCTGGGGTAATATGTAAACAAGAAGGGATTTTTCGAGTTAATTGCATGGACTGCCTGGACCGCACCAACGTGGTTCAAGCTGCCATCGCACGAGTGGTCATGGAGCAGCAG CTGAAAAAATTAGGTGTGATGCCCCCAGAGCAGCCACTGCCGGTGAAATGCAATCGGATCTATCAGATAATGTGGGCCAACAATGGTGACTCCATCAGCAGGCAGTACGCTGGCACAGCTGCTCTGAAG GGTGACTTTACAAGGACAGGGGAAAGGAAGTTAGCAGGAGTCATGAAAGACGGTGTTAACTCCGCAAATAGGTATTACCTGAATCGATTTAAGGATGCTTATAGGCAAGCTGTCATAG ATTTGATGCAAGGCATTCCAGTGACAGAAGATCTTTATTCCatatttaacaaagagaaagagCATGAAGCTTTGCATAAGGAAAACCAGAGAAGTCACCAGGAACTGATTAGCCAGCTTTTACAAAGTTACATGAAGTTACTGCTGCCTGATAATGAAAAGTTCCACGGGGGCTGGGCCCTCATTGACTGTGATCCCAG CCTCATTGATGCTACTCACAGAGATGTGGATGTGCTGTTACTGCTTTCTAACTCTGCCTACTACGTTGCCTA TTATGATGATGAAGTTGATAAAGTAAACCAGTATCAACGACTAAGTCTAGAAGAcctggaaaaaatagaaatag GTCCTGAACCCACTCTTTTTGGAAAGCCAAAGTTCTCCTGCATGCGGCTGCACTACAGATACAAAGAAACAAGTGGCTATTTCCACACACTGAGAGCTGTAATGCGCAATCCCGAAGAGGATGGGAAAG ATACGCTTCAGTGCATTGCGGAGATGCTGCAGATCACCAAGCAAGCCATGGGGCTGGATGTGCCGATAATCGAGAAAAAACTTGAGAG GGTGGCTCTGGGTTGCTCCTGGTGGCCTGCTTGA
- the INPP5F gene encoding phosphatidylinositide phosphatase SAC2 isoform X2, which produces MELFQAKDHYILQQGERALWCSRRDGGLELRPATDLLLAWNPICLGLVEGVIGKIQLHSDFPWWLILIRQKALVGKLPGDHEVCKVTKIAVLSLSEMEPQDLELELCKKHHFGINKPEKIIPSPDDSKFLLKTFTHIKSNVSAPNKKKVKESKEKEKLERRLLEELLKMFMDSESFYYSLTYDLTNSVQRQSAAGRDPRPLWQKVDDRFFWNKYMIQDLTEIGTPDVDFWIIPIIQGFVQIEELVVNYSESSDDEKSSPETPPQESTCVDDIHPRFLVALISRRSRHRAGMRYKRRGVDKNGNVANYVETEQLIHVHNHTLSFIQTRGSVPVFWSQVGYRYNPRPRLDKSEKETVAYFCAHFEEQLKIYKKQVIINLVDQAGREKIIGDAYLKQVLLFNNAHLTYVSFDFHEHCRGMKFENVQTLTDAIYDIILDMKWCWVDQAGVICKQEGIFRVNCMDCLDRTNVVQAAIARVVMEQQLKKLGVMPPEQPLPVKCNRIYQIMWANNGDSISRQYAGTAALKGDFTRTGERKLAGVMKDGVNSANRYYLNRFKDAYRQAVIDLMQGIPVTEDLYSIFNKEKEHEALHKENQRSHQELISQLLQSYMKLLLPDNEKFHGGWALIDCDPSYDDEVDKVNQYQRLSLEDLEKIEIGPEPTLFGKPKFSCMRLHYRYKETSGYFHTLRAVMRNPEEDGKDTLQCIAEMLQITKQAMGLDVPIIEKKLERKSSKPHEDIIGIRSQNQGSLAQGKKFLMSKFSSLNQKVKQTKSSVNIGNLRRLGNFAKPEMKVNFLKPNLKVNLWKSDSSLETMENTGVMDNTVQAESDGEMSSDNDSYHSDEFLTNSKSDEDRQLTNSLENVGPIDYVLPSCGIIASAPRLGRSQSISNTDVSIHAPSDITITAHGSEFGKGGESSLKKSPSADTIHTLTGFAKPMDIYCHRFVQDAHNKMAQLSETRCISQQASEEGNQTTNQVSNEETQTESTEHIPSRPSQLDVCFSAAGPQFLSVEPVHSVVSQKTPGSGSSMLDLEAGLHVTPSPSESSSRAVSPFAKIRSSMVQVANITQAGLTQGISFAVAKVQKSPAEPEVVNEVQQNELKNMFTQCQTRIIQI; this is translated from the exons ATTTTCCATGGTGGCTTATTTTAATTAGGCAGAAAGCGCTGGTGGGCAAACTTCCAGGAGACCATGAGGTCTGTAAAGTTACCAAAATTGCTGTGCTGTCACTTTCTGAAATGGAACCTCAGGATCTTGAGCTAGAG CTCTGTAAGAAGCATCACTTTGGAATTAACAAACCAGAGAAGATTATACCATCTCCTGATGACTCAAAGTTTTTACTGAAGACCTTTACGCATATTAAGTCCAATGTATCTGCTcctaataaaaagaaa GTCAAGGaaagtaaagaaaaggaaaagttggAGAGAAGATTACTTGAAGAGTTGCTGAAGATGTTCATGGACTCGGAATCCTTTTACTACAGCTTGACCTATGACTTGACCAACTCAGTGCAGAGGCAAAGCGCTGCCGGGAGGGACCCCCGGCCCCTCTGGCAGAAG GTTGATGATCGATTTTTTTGGAATAAATATATGATACAAGATCTTACTGAGATTGGT ACACCAGATGTGGACTTCTGGATTATCCCCATTATCCAAGGTTTTGTGCAGATTGAAGAACTTGTGGTAAATTACAGTGAGTCATCTGATGATGAGAAAAGCAGCCCAGAGACCCCGCCTCAGGAGTCCACCTGTGTAGATGACATTCACCCGCGATTCCTAGTGGCTCTCATTTCACGTCGCAGTCGGCACAGAGCAG gaatGCGCTATAAACGAAGAGGGGTGGATAAAAATGGAAATGTTGCAAATTATGTGGAGACTGAGCAGCTAATTCATGTCCATAATCATACCTTGTCATTTATTCAAACCCGAGGCTCTGTGCCTGTCTTTTGGAGCCAAGTTGGCTATCGATACAATCCAAGACCTCGGCTGGACAAGA GTGAAAAGGAAACTGTTGCCTATTTCTGTGCCCACTTCGAAGAACAACTGAAAATTTACAAAAAACAG GTTATTATTAACTTGGTAGACCaagcaggaagagagaaaattattggGGACGCTTACCTCAAGCAGGTGTTGCTCTTTAACAATGCGCACCTCACTTACGTTTCATTTGACTTCCATGAGCACTG CCGAGGAATGAAGTTTGAGAATGTTCAAACACTAACAGATGCTATTTATGACATTATTCTTGACATGAAGTGGTGTTG GGTTGATCAAGCTGGGGTAATATGTAAACAAGAAGGGATTTTTCGAGTTAATTGCATGGACTGCCTGGACCGCACCAACGTGGTTCAAGCTGCCATCGCACGAGTGGTCATGGAGCAGCAG CTGAAAAAATTAGGTGTGATGCCCCCAGAGCAGCCACTGCCGGTGAAATGCAATCGGATCTATCAGATAATGTGGGCCAACAATGGTGACTCCATCAGCAGGCAGTACGCTGGCACAGCTGCTCTGAAG GGTGACTTTACAAGGACAGGGGAAAGGAAGTTAGCAGGAGTCATGAAAGACGGTGTTAACTCCGCAAATAGGTATTACCTGAATCGATTTAAGGATGCTTATAGGCAAGCTGTCATAG ATTTGATGCAAGGCATTCCAGTGACAGAAGATCTTTATTCCatatttaacaaagagaaagagCATGAAGCTTTGCATAAGGAAAACCAGAGAAGTCACCAGGAACTGATTAGCCAGCTTTTACAAAGTTACATGAAGTTACTGCTGCCTGATAATGAAAAGTTCCACGGGGGCTGGGCCCTCATTGACTGTGATCCCAG TTATGATGATGAAGTTGATAAAGTAAACCAGTATCAACGACTAAGTCTAGAAGAcctggaaaaaatagaaatag GTCCTGAACCCACTCTTTTTGGAAAGCCAAAGTTCTCCTGCATGCGGCTGCACTACAGATACAAAGAAACAAGTGGCTATTTCCACACACTGAGAGCTGTAATGCGCAATCCCGAAGAGGATGGGAAAG ATACGCTTCAGTGCATTGCGGAGATGCTGCAGATCACCAAGCAAGCCATGGGGCTGGATGTGCCGATAATCGAGAAAAAACTTGAGAG GAAGAGCAGTAAACCTCATGAAGACATAATTGGCATCAGATCTCAAAACCAAGGGTCTCTGGCCCAGGGAAAAAAGTTTTTAATGAGCAAATTTTCATCTCTAAATCAAAAAGTGAAACAGACCAAATCCAGTGTAAATATTGGCAATTTACGAAGACTGGGAAACTTTGCAAAACCTGAAATGAAAGTTAATTTTCTGAAACCAAACTTAAAAGTAAATCTTTGGAAATCAGATAGTAGTCTTGAAACCATGGAAAACACAGGTGTGATGGATAATACAGTCCAGGCAGAGTCTGATGGGGAAATGTCTTCAGATAATGACTCCTACCACTCTGATGAATTCCTTACAAATTCCAAGTCTGATGAGGACAGGCAGCTAACTAATTCTCTAGAGAACGTGGGGCCAATAGACTATGTTCTTCCTAGTTGTGGCATTATTGCTTCAGCACCTCGATTAGGCAGATCCCAATCTATTAGCAATACTGATGTTAGCATTCATGCTCCTTCAGATATTACTATTACTGCTCATGGAAGTGAGTTTGGAAAAGGCGGtgagtcttctttaaaaaaaagtccttcTGCTGATACTATACACACATTGACTGGCTTTGCCAAGCCTATGGATATTTACTGCCACCGATTTGTACAAGATGCACACAACAAAATGGCCCAACTGTCGGAAACCAGATGTATTTCTCAGCAGGCTAGTGAGGAAGGAAATCAAACAACCAATCAAGTTTCCAATGAAGAAACCCAAACTGAATCAACGGAACACATACCTTCTCGACCATCTCAATTAGACGTGTGTTTTTCTGCAGCAGGCCCACAGTTTTTGTCTGTCGAACCAGTGCATTCAGTTGTGTCTCAAAAGACCCCTGGCTCTGGATCCAGCATGCTTGACCTTGAGGCAGGGCTTCATGTAACTCCTTCTCCTTCGGAGAGCAGCAGCAGAGCCGTCTCTCCCTTTGCAAAGATTCGGAGTTCCATGGTCCAGGTTGCTAATATTACTCAAGCCGGGTTAACCCAGGGGATAAGCTTTGCAGTGGCAAAGGTTCAAAAGAGCCCTGCAGAACCTGAAGTGGTTAATGAGGTCCAgcaaaatgaacttaaaaatatgtttacacaATGCCAGACGCGAATAATTCAGATTTAG
- the INPP5F gene encoding phosphatidylinositide phosphatase SAC2 isoform X4, which yields MELFQAKDHYILQQGERALWCSRRDGGLELRPATDLLLAWNPICLGLVEGVIGKIQLHSDFPWWLILIRQKALVGKLPGDHEVCKVTKIAVLSLSEMEPQDLELELCKKHHFGINKPEKIIPSPDDSKFLLKTFTHIKSNVSAPNKKKVKESKEKEKLERRLLEELLKMFMDSESFYYSLTYDLTNSVQRQSAAGRDPRPLWQKVDDRFFWNKYMIQDLTEIGTPDVDFWIIPIIQGFVQIEELVVNYSESSDDEKSSPETPPQESTCVDDIHPRFLVALISRRSRHRAGMRYKRRGVDKNGNVANYVETEQLIHVHNHTLSFIQTRGSVPVFWSQVGYRYNPRPRLDKSEKETVAYFCAHFEEQLKIYKKQVIINLVDQAGREKIIGDAYLKQVLLFNNAHLTYVSFDFHEHCRGMKFENVQTLTDAIYDIILDMKWCWVDQAGVICKQEGIFRVNCMDCLDRTNVVQAAIARVVMEQQLKKLGVMPPEQPLPVKCNRIYQIMWANNGDSISRQYAGTAALKGDFTRTGERKLAGVMKDGVNSANRYYLNRFKDAYRQAVIDLMQGIPVTEDLYSIFNKEKEHEALHKENQRSHQELISQLLQSYMKLLLPDNEKFHGGWALIDCDPSLIDATHRDVDVLLLLSNSAYYVAYYDDEVDKVNQYQRLSLEDLEKIEIGPEPTLFGKPKFSCMRLHYRYKETSGYFHTLRAVMRNPEEDGKDTLQCIAEMLQITKQAMGLDVPIIEKKLERRTQLKEACSSSDNSKDKWFGPKELNTINPITRKNVTKQN from the exons ATTTTCCATGGTGGCTTATTTTAATTAGGCAGAAAGCGCTGGTGGGCAAACTTCCAGGAGACCATGAGGTCTGTAAAGTTACCAAAATTGCTGTGCTGTCACTTTCTGAAATGGAACCTCAGGATCTTGAGCTAGAG CTCTGTAAGAAGCATCACTTTGGAATTAACAAACCAGAGAAGATTATACCATCTCCTGATGACTCAAAGTTTTTACTGAAGACCTTTACGCATATTAAGTCCAATGTATCTGCTcctaataaaaagaaa GTCAAGGaaagtaaagaaaaggaaaagttggAGAGAAGATTACTTGAAGAGTTGCTGAAGATGTTCATGGACTCGGAATCCTTTTACTACAGCTTGACCTATGACTTGACCAACTCAGTGCAGAGGCAAAGCGCTGCCGGGAGGGACCCCCGGCCCCTCTGGCAGAAG GTTGATGATCGATTTTTTTGGAATAAATATATGATACAAGATCTTACTGAGATTGGT ACACCAGATGTGGACTTCTGGATTATCCCCATTATCCAAGGTTTTGTGCAGATTGAAGAACTTGTGGTAAATTACAGTGAGTCATCTGATGATGAGAAAAGCAGCCCAGAGACCCCGCCTCAGGAGTCCACCTGTGTAGATGACATTCACCCGCGATTCCTAGTGGCTCTCATTTCACGTCGCAGTCGGCACAGAGCAG gaatGCGCTATAAACGAAGAGGGGTGGATAAAAATGGAAATGTTGCAAATTATGTGGAGACTGAGCAGCTAATTCATGTCCATAATCATACCTTGTCATTTATTCAAACCCGAGGCTCTGTGCCTGTCTTTTGGAGCCAAGTTGGCTATCGATACAATCCAAGACCTCGGCTGGACAAGA GTGAAAAGGAAACTGTTGCCTATTTCTGTGCCCACTTCGAAGAACAACTGAAAATTTACAAAAAACAG GTTATTATTAACTTGGTAGACCaagcaggaagagagaaaattattggGGACGCTTACCTCAAGCAGGTGTTGCTCTTTAACAATGCGCACCTCACTTACGTTTCATTTGACTTCCATGAGCACTG CCGAGGAATGAAGTTTGAGAATGTTCAAACACTAACAGATGCTATTTATGACATTATTCTTGACATGAAGTGGTGTTG GGTTGATCAAGCTGGGGTAATATGTAAACAAGAAGGGATTTTTCGAGTTAATTGCATGGACTGCCTGGACCGCACCAACGTGGTTCAAGCTGCCATCGCACGAGTGGTCATGGAGCAGCAG CTGAAAAAATTAGGTGTGATGCCCCCAGAGCAGCCACTGCCGGTGAAATGCAATCGGATCTATCAGATAATGTGGGCCAACAATGGTGACTCCATCAGCAGGCAGTACGCTGGCACAGCTGCTCTGAAG GGTGACTTTACAAGGACAGGGGAAAGGAAGTTAGCAGGAGTCATGAAAGACGGTGTTAACTCCGCAAATAGGTATTACCTGAATCGATTTAAGGATGCTTATAGGCAAGCTGTCATAG ATTTGATGCAAGGCATTCCAGTGACAGAAGATCTTTATTCCatatttaacaaagagaaagagCATGAAGCTTTGCATAAGGAAAACCAGAGAAGTCACCAGGAACTGATTAGCCAGCTTTTACAAAGTTACATGAAGTTACTGCTGCCTGATAATGAAAAGTTCCACGGGGGCTGGGCCCTCATTGACTGTGATCCCAG CCTCATTGATGCTACTCACAGAGATGTGGATGTGCTGTTACTGCTTTCTAACTCTGCCTACTACGTTGCCTA TTATGATGATGAAGTTGATAAAGTAAACCAGTATCAACGACTAAGTCTAGAAGAcctggaaaaaatagaaatag GTCCTGAACCCACTCTTTTTGGAAAGCCAAAGTTCTCCTGCATGCGGCTGCACTACAGATACAAAGAAACAAGTGGCTATTTCCACACACTGAGAGCTGTAATGCGCAATCCCGAAGAGGATGGGAAAG ATACGCTTCAGTGCATTGCGGAGATGCTGCAGATCACCAAGCAAGCCATGGGGCTGGATGTGCCGATAATCGAGAAAAAACTTGAGAG GAGAACACAACTGAAGGAAGCATGCAGCAGCAGTGATAACTCCAAAGACAAATGGTTTGGTCCAAAAGAACTCAACACGATTAATCCAATTACCAGAAAGAATGTCACCAAGCAGAATTAA